A section of the Kribbella sp. HUAS MG21 genome encodes:
- the rplS gene encoding 50S ribosomal protein L19 yields the protein MSNVLNELDNASKRDDVPAFRPGDTVKVHVKVVEGNRSRVQVFQGVVIRRQGGGLQETFTVRKVSFGVGVERTFPVHTPIVEKIEVVTRGDVRRAKLYYLRELRGKAAKIKEKREVPAS from the coding sequence ATGAGCAACGTCCTGAACGAGCTCGACAACGCGAGCAAGCGCGACGACGTTCCCGCCTTCCGCCCCGGTGACACCGTCAAGGTGCACGTCAAGGTCGTCGAGGGCAACCGGTCCCGCGTCCAGGTTTTCCAGGGTGTCGTGATCCGCCGCCAGGGCGGCGGCCTGCAGGAGACCTTCACGGTCCGCAAGGTCAGCTTCGGCGTCGGCGTCGAGCGGACCTTCCCGGTGCACACCCCGATCGTCGAGAAGATCGAGGTCGTCACCCGCGGTGACGTCCGCCGCGCCAAGCTGTACTACCTGCGCGAGCTGCGCGGTAAGGCGGCGAAGATCAAGGAGAAGCGCGAAGTTCCGGCTTCCTGA
- a CDS encoding DUF2469 domain-containing protein, whose translation MSADDLEKYETDMELQLYREYKDVVGIFKYVVETERRFYLCNAVDLKVRTEGGDVYFEVTMADAWVWDVYRSARFVKNAKVVTFRDVNIEELAKSDLEVPKDSDFGR comes from the coding sequence ATGAGTGCTGACGACCTTGAGAAATACGAGACCGACATGGAGCTGCAGCTCTATCGGGAGTACAAGGACGTCGTCGGGATCTTCAAGTACGTGGTCGAGACCGAGCGGCGGTTCTACCTGTGCAACGCCGTCGACCTGAAGGTCCGCACCGAGGGCGGCGACGTGTACTTCGAGGTGACGATGGCCGACGCCTGGGTCTGGGACGTGTACCGTTCCGCCCGCTTCGTGAAGAACGCGAAGGTGGTCACGTTCCGCGACGTCAACATCGAGGAGCTGGCGAAGTCCGACCTCGAGGTACCGAAGGACTCCGACTTCGGCCGCTGA
- a CDS encoding ribonuclease HII, producing MSALPRGSTVRRDAGLYGYERALRRVGLDPIAGVDEAGRGPCAGPLVAAAVILPDGKRGQIPELADSKLLTAKARERCYDEIRKRALAWSVVSIEAAECDRLGMHVANVEALRRALFRLDIRPSYVLTDGFGVDGLGVPGLAIWKGDRVAACIAAASVIAKVTRDRVMEHWDKEYPQYGFGIHKGYCTPEHQAALDEYGPCPQHRRRFENVRRSLRPDMGQNVTSPTGVESLHEC from the coding sequence ATGAGCGCGCTGCCGCGCGGGAGCACGGTACGGCGGGACGCCGGGCTGTACGGGTACGAGCGGGCCCTGCGCCGGGTCGGTCTGGATCCGATCGCCGGCGTCGACGAGGCCGGTCGCGGGCCGTGCGCGGGCCCGTTGGTGGCCGCGGCGGTGATCCTGCCGGACGGCAAGCGCGGTCAGATCCCGGAGCTGGCGGACTCCAAGCTGCTCACCGCGAAGGCGCGGGAGCGCTGCTACGACGAGATCCGCAAACGCGCGCTGGCGTGGTCGGTGGTGTCGATCGAGGCCGCCGAGTGCGACCGGCTCGGCATGCACGTCGCGAACGTGGAGGCGCTCCGCCGGGCGCTGTTCCGGCTCGACATCCGGCCGTCGTACGTGCTGACCGACGGCTTCGGCGTCGACGGTCTCGGCGTACCGGGGCTGGCGATCTGGAAGGGCGACCGCGTGGCGGCTTGCATCGCGGCGGCGTCCGTGATCGCCAAGGTCACGCGGGACCGCGTGATGGAGCACTGGGACAAGGAGTACCCGCAGTACGGGTTCGGGATCCACAAGGGTTACTGCACCCCGGAACACCAGGCGGCACTGGACGAATACGGCCCGTGCCCACAACATCGACGGCGGTTCGAGAATGTCCGCCGCAGTCTGCGGCCCGATATGGGACAGAATGTGACCAGTCCCACCGGAGTGGAGAGCCTGCATGAGTGCTGA
- the trmD gene encoding tRNA (guanosine(37)-N1)-methyltransferase TrmD: MRLDVVTIFPEYLAALDVSLVGKAAKSGLLDVHLHDLRDWTHDRHRTVDDTPYGGGAGMVMKPEPWGQALDAIAPVDRPAQPRLIVPTPAGRPFTQSLAYELAAEPWLAFACGRYEGIDARVASYAAERMRVDEVSIGDYVLNGGEVAVLVMVEAVARLLPGVIGNPESLAEESHSGDGLLEYPVYTKPPTWRGHDVPEVLLSGNHGLISEWRHEEAVRRTAERRPDLLAAWGDVLAGKDEADGVRILPATSADAGEIHVLQLAAFVSEARLYDDYTIPPLTEEPAATVARLERGTVLKAVAGSRIVGSVQLTVDGEVGSVERLIVAPDWQGRGLGARLLRAVEQLAPPGVTSYTLNTGARSERNLALYRKAGYRETHRKAQTPKVDLVYLAKRRRRK; encoded by the coding sequence ATGCGGCTGGACGTCGTCACGATCTTCCCGGAGTACCTGGCCGCGCTCGACGTCTCCCTGGTCGGGAAGGCGGCGAAGAGCGGCCTCCTGGACGTCCACCTGCACGACCTGCGCGACTGGACCCACGACCGCCACCGCACCGTCGACGACACCCCGTACGGCGGGGGCGCGGGCATGGTGATGAAGCCGGAGCCGTGGGGCCAGGCGCTGGACGCGATCGCCCCCGTCGACCGCCCCGCCCAGCCGCGGCTGATCGTTCCGACGCCGGCTGGACGCCCCTTCACACAGTCGCTGGCCTACGAGCTGGCCGCGGAACCGTGGCTGGCGTTCGCCTGCGGCCGGTACGAGGGCATCGACGCGCGCGTCGCGTCGTACGCGGCCGAGCGGATGCGCGTCGACGAGGTGTCGATCGGGGACTACGTGCTGAACGGCGGCGAGGTCGCCGTCCTCGTCATGGTCGAGGCGGTGGCGCGGCTCCTGCCCGGCGTGATCGGCAACCCGGAGTCGCTGGCCGAGGAGTCGCACTCGGGCGACGGCCTGCTCGAGTACCCGGTCTACACGAAGCCCCCGACCTGGCGCGGGCACGACGTACCCGAGGTCCTGCTGTCCGGCAACCACGGCCTGATCTCCGAGTGGCGCCACGAGGAGGCGGTACGCCGCACCGCTGAGCGTCGGCCGGATCTCCTGGCCGCTTGGGGCGACGTACTGGCCGGCAAGGACGAGGCGGACGGCGTACGCATCCTGCCGGCGACCTCGGCCGACGCCGGTGAGATCCACGTACTGCAGCTGGCCGCGTTCGTGTCCGAGGCGCGGCTGTACGACGACTACACGATCCCGCCGCTGACCGAGGAGCCTGCCGCGACCGTGGCGCGGCTGGAGCGTGGGACCGTGTTGAAGGCTGTCGCCGGCAGCCGCATCGTCGGTTCAGTGCAGCTCACGGTCGACGGCGAGGTCGGGTCCGTGGAGCGGCTCATCGTCGCTCCGGACTGGCAGGGCCGTGGTCTCGGCGCCCGCCTGCTGCGCGCGGTCGAGCAGCTGGCTCCGCCCGGCGTCACGTCGTACACCTTGAACACCGGCGCCCGGAGCGAGCGGAACCTCGCGCTCTACCGCAAGGCCGGCTACCGCGAGACCCACCGCAAGGCGCAGACGCCGAAGGTCGACCTGGTCTACCTCGCCAAGCGCCGTCGCCGTAAGTGA
- the lepB gene encoding signal peptidase I: protein MSTVTALALVITVVLRLFVAEAFYVPSESMYDTLTKDDRILAEKISYLHRDVDRGDIVVFKDPDNWLNEEQVQPGAIRRLGEFVGILPRSGEGHLVKRVIGIGGDRVICCTKEGQITVNGIPLDEREYLLQDAKPSEQPFNVLVPAGHLWVMGDNRAESADSRAHMGGPGGGFVPVENVVGRACCVIWPSDRMTMLRPPETFKKPGLKK from the coding sequence ATGAGCACCGTCACGGCGCTCGCGCTCGTCATCACGGTGGTCCTGCGGCTGTTCGTCGCGGAGGCTTTCTACGTCCCGTCGGAGTCGATGTACGACACGCTGACCAAGGACGACCGGATCCTCGCCGAGAAGATCAGCTACCTGCACCGCGACGTCGACCGCGGTGACATCGTCGTCTTCAAGGACCCGGACAACTGGCTGAACGAGGAGCAGGTCCAGCCCGGCGCCATCCGCCGGCTCGGTGAGTTCGTCGGCATCCTGCCGCGCAGCGGCGAGGGGCACCTGGTGAAGCGGGTGATCGGGATCGGCGGCGACCGGGTGATCTGCTGCACCAAGGAAGGCCAGATCACCGTCAACGGCATCCCGCTGGACGAGCGGGAGTACCTGCTGCAGGACGCCAAGCCGTCCGAGCAGCCTTTCAACGTGCTGGTGCCGGCCGGGCACCTCTGGGTGATGGGCGACAACCGGGCGGAGTCCGCCGACTCCCGCGCCCACATGGGCGGCCCCGGCGGCGGATTCGTTCCGGTCGAGAACGTGGTTGGCCGGGCCTGTTGCGTAATCTGGCCGTCTGACCGGATGACGATGCTGCGTCCTCCGGAAACCTTCAAGAAGCCGGGGCTGAAGAAGTGA
- the lepB gene encoding signal peptidase I, producing MTDTPTKTDAKPAHRSGFAAAAREFVLIVVGALIVSSILRAFVGQMFIIPSESMENTLLVGDRVVVEKLTDVERGDVVVFEDPGGWLGAEESGQKRGSIGRFFEIVGLLPDSSHGHLIKRLVGMPGDKVACCDSKGRLLVNGQPLDETSYLYPGDAPSQMEFQVTVPAGRVFVMGDHRSASGDSRVHLQDLDANGGNQGDAAFVPLDKVTGRAVMIVWPAGRWGKLGVPDTFKSVPASGPAPDKPSISLTAPPKTSG from the coding sequence GTGACCGATACACCGACCAAGACGGACGCCAAGCCCGCCCACCGCTCGGGGTTCGCGGCGGCCGCCCGTGAGTTCGTGCTGATCGTGGTCGGGGCGCTGATCGTGTCGTCGATCCTGCGGGCCTTCGTCGGGCAGATGTTCATCATCCCGAGCGAGTCGATGGAGAACACCCTGCTGGTCGGTGACCGGGTCGTGGTCGAGAAACTGACCGACGTCGAGCGCGGCGACGTGGTCGTGTTCGAGGACCCGGGCGGCTGGCTCGGCGCCGAGGAGAGCGGCCAGAAGCGCGGCTCGATCGGCCGGTTCTTCGAGATCGTCGGCCTGCTGCCGGACTCCAGCCACGGCCACCTGATCAAGCGGCTGGTCGGCATGCCGGGCGACAAGGTCGCCTGCTGCGACTCCAAGGGCCGCCTGCTGGTGAACGGCCAGCCGCTCGACGAGACCAGCTACCTGTATCCCGGCGACGCCCCGTCGCAGATGGAGTTCCAGGTCACCGTCCCGGCCGGCCGGGTCTTCGTGATGGGCGACCACCGGTCCGCGTCCGGCGACTCCCGGGTGCACCTGCAGGACCTCGACGCGAACGGCGGCAACCAGGGCGACGCGGCGTTCGTGCCGCTCGACAAGGTCACCGGGCGGGCGGTCATGATCGTCTGGCCGGCCGGACGCTGGGGCAAGCTCGGCGTACCGGACACGTTCAAGTCGGTCCCGGCGTCCGGTCCGGCGCCGGACAAACCCTCGATCTCGCTCACGGCACCACCCAAGACCTCCGGCTGA
- a CDS encoding YraN family protein — MRTRNTVGRYGEDLAARYLAAEGLAVLERNWRCELGEIDIVAREGDTLVVCEVKTRRGLGYGSPLESITYRKLVTLRKLAGRWLQTHQLRPAAVRIDVVSILFDHNTPPRVDHVRGAV; from the coding sequence ATGCGGACCAGGAACACCGTCGGACGGTACGGCGAAGATCTCGCCGCGAGGTATCTCGCCGCGGAAGGTCTCGCGGTGCTCGAGCGCAACTGGCGCTGCGAGCTCGGCGAGATCGACATCGTGGCGCGCGAGGGCGACACACTCGTCGTCTGTGAGGTGAAGACCCGCCGCGGGCTGGGGTACGGCAGCCCGCTGGAGTCGATCACCTACCGCAAGCTGGTCACGCTGCGGAAGCTGGCGGGCCGCTGGCTGCAGACCCATCAGCTGAGACCGGCGGCGGTCCGGATCGACGTCGTCTCGATCCTGTTCGACCACAACACGCCGCCGCGCGTCGACCACGTGCGAGGTGCGGTCTGA